The Fulvivirga ligni genome window below encodes:
- a CDS encoding RpiB/LacA/LacB family sugar-phosphate isomerase has translation MLKIGLAADHGGYDLKEELKTSLLDASLYEIIDFGASSYDKDDDYPDKIIPLAEAMSSGKIDKGIAICGSGVGASIVANKFTGVRAALITETYSAHQGVEHDDMNILCLGGRVLGTALVTEIVNAFLKAKYIGEGRFERRLQKLIQTEENNLKK, from the coding sequence ATGTTAAAAATAGGACTAGCAGCAGACCACGGAGGGTATGACCTCAAAGAAGAACTAAAAACATCCCTGCTAGACGCCTCTCTATATGAAATTATAGATTTTGGAGCTTCCTCCTATGATAAAGATGACGACTATCCTGATAAAATTATCCCTTTGGCAGAGGCCATGTCTTCAGGAAAAATTGACAAAGGCATAGCCATTTGTGGTAGTGGCGTAGGCGCATCTATTGTAGCTAATAAATTTACTGGTGTAAGAGCCGCTCTGATCACAGAAACGTATTCTGCACATCAGGGTGTAGAGCATGATGATATGAACATTTTATGCCTGGGCGGCCGGGTGTTGGGTACAGCTTTGGTTACTGAGATAGTAAATGCCTTTCTAAAGGCTAAATATATTGGAGAAGGTAGGTTTGAGCGAAGATTACAAAAATTAATTCAAACAGAAGAAAACAATTTAAAAAAATGA
- the gndA gene encoding NADP-dependent phosphogluconate dehydrogenase: MSDTGYDFGMVGLGVMGRNLLLNIADSGYSVIGLDKDPEKVSSLTAESEKEHVKATTSAEEFISSLKSPRKIMMLVPAGAPVDSVIAELTPLLSEGDLLMDGGNSYFPDTDRRYAALTEKGIHYMGVGISGGEEGARRGPSIMPGGSADSYDMIKPILEAAAAKVNGEPCVTFIGHKSAGNYVKMVHNGIEYALMQLISESYHLLKKGVGLTDGELQKLYSEWNEGELNSFLMEITADIFAKKDDDGEALILNNILDRARSKGTGKWTSQNAMDLQVAAPTIDMAVVVRDISAIKEERVAAGKVFPVEEYKMDADKQTVIKHVENMLKFAYITAYAQGFAMIKKASAEYGYEVNMAEVAKIWRGGCIIRATMLEDFRQAFTENESLDNIMINSGLAEKLSSYQTDIREAIKLGMDAKIPMPATMASLSYFDLYRSSWLPLNLIQAQRDFFGAHTYERIGKEGVFHTIWK; encoded by the coding sequence ATGAGCGACACAGGTTATGACTTCGGAATGGTAGGTCTTGGGGTAATGGGTAGAAACCTATTATTAAACATTGCCGATAGCGGCTACAGCGTTATAGGTTTAGACAAAGACCCTGAAAAGGTTTCATCTTTAACGGCTGAGTCTGAAAAAGAACATGTAAAAGCTACTACCAGTGCAGAAGAATTTATCTCATCATTAAAATCTCCTAGAAAGATAATGATGCTGGTACCGGCAGGTGCACCTGTAGACTCTGTGATAGCCGAGCTTACTCCGCTCCTATCTGAAGGTGATCTTCTTATGGACGGAGGTAACTCTTACTTCCCAGACACGGACAGAAGATATGCTGCACTTACTGAGAAAGGCATCCATTACATGGGTGTGGGTATTTCCGGTGGTGAAGAGGGAGCCAGAAGAGGACCTAGTATTATGCCTGGTGGCAGCGCTGATTCCTATGACATGATCAAACCTATTTTAGAAGCTGCGGCGGCCAAAGTAAATGGTGAGCCGTGTGTTACTTTCATAGGTCATAAAAGTGCTGGTAACTATGTAAAAATGGTGCATAACGGCATTGAGTATGCACTTATGCAGTTAATTTCAGAGTCATACCACCTGTTAAAGAAAGGCGTAGGCCTTACGGATGGTGAGCTACAAAAGCTTTACTCTGAATGGAATGAAGGTGAATTAAATTCATTCCTTATGGAAATCACCGCTGACATCTTCGCTAAGAAAGATGACGATGGCGAAGCACTTATTCTTAATAATATTCTAGACAGAGCTAGATCTAAAGGCACAGGAAAATGGACTTCTCAAAATGCAATGGATCTGCAAGTTGCCGCTCCTACCATTGACATGGCTGTAGTGGTAAGAGATATCTCTGCCATTAAAGAAGAGCGTGTGGCCGCTGGCAAGGTATTCCCTGTAGAAGAATATAAAATGGATGCTGATAAGCAAACGGTGATCAAGCACGTAGAAAACATGCTGAAGTTTGCCTACATCACAGCTTATGCTCAGGGGTTTGCTATGATCAAAAAGGCCAGCGCAGAGTACGGTTATGAAGTAAACATGGCCGAAGTAGCTAAGATCTGGAGAGGTGGATGTATCATTAGAGCCACTATGCTTGAAGATTTCAGACAAGCCTTCACTGAAAATGAGTCTTTAGATAATATCATGATCAACAGTGGGTTAGCAGAAAAACTAAGCAGCTACCAAACAGATATTAGAGAAGCTATTAAGCTAGGAATGGATGCAAAGATTCCAATGCCTGCTACCATGGCTTCATTATCATATTTTGATTTGTACAGAAGCAGCTGGTTGCCTCTAAACCTGATCCAGGCGCAAAGAGACTTCTTCGGTGCTCATACTTATGAAAGAATAGGAAAAGAAGGTGTATTCCATACTATTTGGAAATAA
- a CDS encoding GlxA family transcriptional regulator: protein MKHISLIIPQGDTSFSNLEATFKMFTMTNAQLEREGKQPLFDLHLVGLTMESYASNGFFSVTPDVTIHEVRHTDMIIVPAIHGDVDEILKANADFIPWIKNHYENGSEVASLCIGAFLLAKTGVLKNKCCSTHWLMADEFRSRYPEVNLVDDKVITDEKGTYTSGGAYSSLNLNLYLIEKFAGREMAILSSKIFEIDFDRDSQAPFIIFKGLKEHSDDQVIKAQNHIEENYTEKMQVSDLADMVGVGRRSFERRFKKATGNTVVEYMQRVKVEAAKKELESSRKTINEVMYDVGYNDTKAFREVFRRFTGVTPLGYKNKYNKELVVA, encoded by the coding sequence CTCTGATCATACCGCAAGGCGATACCAGCTTTAGTAATCTGGAAGCCACCTTTAAAATGTTTACCATGACCAACGCTCAGCTGGAGCGCGAAGGAAAGCAACCTCTTTTTGATCTTCATTTGGTAGGCCTTACCATGGAAAGCTATGCCAGCAATGGCTTTTTTAGTGTAACACCAGATGTCACCATCCATGAAGTGCGCCATACAGACATGATTATAGTGCCCGCCATTCACGGAGACGTAGATGAAATATTAAAGGCCAATGCGGACTTCATCCCCTGGATAAAAAATCATTATGAAAATGGTTCCGAAGTGGCCAGCCTATGCATAGGTGCCTTTTTATTGGCTAAAACAGGGGTGCTTAAGAACAAATGCTGCTCTACCCACTGGCTCATGGCCGATGAGTTTAGAAGCCGATACCCAGAAGTGAATCTGGTAGATGACAAGGTGATTACAGATGAAAAAGGCACCTACACCAGCGGAGGCGCATATTCTTCACTCAACCTTAATCTATATTTGATAGAGAAATTTGCCGGCAGAGAAATGGCCATTTTATCCTCAAAGATCTTTGAAATAGACTTTGACAGAGATAGCCAGGCGCCCTTCATCATCTTCAAAGGACTTAAAGAACATTCTGATGATCAGGTTATTAAAGCTCAAAATCATATTGAAGAGAACTACACCGAGAAAATGCAGGTAAGTGACCTGGCCGACATGGTAGGTGTAGGGAGAAGAAGTTTTGAACGCAGATTCAAGAAAGCCACAGGAAATACAGTAGTAGAATACATGCAGCGTGTGAAGGTAGAAGCCGCTAAAAAAGAGCTGGAAAGCAGCAGAAAGACCATTAACGAGGTGATGTACGATGTGGGCTACAATGACACCAAAGCCTTCAGAGAAGTATTCAGAAGATTCACCGGAGTTACTCCTTTGGGGTATAAGAATAAGTATAATAAGGAATTGGTGGTGGCGTAA